The Macadamia integrifolia cultivar HAES 741 chromosome 4, SCU_Mint_v3, whole genome shotgun sequence genome contains the following window.
ggacctgaggGTGGGCCTaatcctgagaaaagggcccaaaatttggtctggtccagagatttggggtaagtgtcaggttacagagttgggaaggtgttaagcacccaattattactattccatatgcatggctaagttatcacacatatatacattaattgaattcaatctaCTATATACACGAAGACAAGGTCTGTTTAAAGTCTATATTATGaaaagttggttgagaaattatacctaaacttaacccctgcttcgggtcaagaggggtgggcccctgattggtaccagctcaaactgtctttcatgttcttctgactcagggaaagatggtcttgacctccaacttcctttcttgagagatgttgattgtgatggtatctggatagagtttcggctaggaatggttgctttcggattcggacagagcttcgactagggaaggctatttttggatttggatttgaatagagcttcgactagggaaggctatttctaggcttgggatgaggtagcactccggcagagcttccgctggggataggctaaggagggctaggctgaggtggcattttggcagagcttctgctaggaatggctatttttggaaatattcCAGTGACACTCAgatagaggttcggctaggaaaggctatttctaggtttgggatgaggtggcactccgacagagcttccgctagggataggctaagggagagctaggctgaggtggcactttggcagagcttccactgggaatggctatttctgggcttgggatgaggtggcactctggcagagcttccactgggaatagctatttctagaaatattccagggacactcaaacagaggttcggctaggaaaggctatttctgaaaggAAACGGGCTGAcgaaaaatggattgaagaactccaaagtctcgaagaacactttgaagatctgaacagagtttaaaatcttaacaaagatctcttcatagacccaaagaacctaaaaaagggggggtttctatctcaagaacgctcaagaactctcaagaacattcaagaacactcaagggaggtggctcaagaacatactgtttttggctaaaaactggatctaactaagaatttggattgatgaTCTTCAAGattccaaagaacactttgaagatccgaatgagtttatcgatcttgacaaagatcgctccaaagatcagaagaaaatcaagagggggaggggaggaaaatttcactttgatAGGGGATTCAGATGTCTGTTGGTCTCTTTTTtcctaagggagggggtatttatagtttttttcatccaaataggagagggggaatccctttatccagtggacgaaaggggggctcttgcctaaagtgaagagataggatttttgtccaacaGGTAAAGGGGgtttgaaggcaaaaatgggtgggagggcttttgtccagtaggtaaaagggggttttcagaaaaaatgggagaagagagaaattttagttggaaaaaggtgattttcaaaaaagcgagagagagaaggtttagccagaaaatatagttttcaaaaaagctagaggagagagaaggtttagcaagaaaaggaaattttaagaaaagcgagaggagagagaagaattagccaaaaaaggtagtttttagagTGTTTCAAGGTTATCTGGgcaggtaggggatgaattttagggtgtttaggTTAGGTGAGatatttttctaggtttcctgCAGGACTGTCCGTGTGCGAGAAGgcatgattttttggggatgattgacAGATATCCGTCGGcctgattttgacgtatcatatattgtcagaatcgtGTTTTCAAGCACTATTTATCTACATGGTCATCTTGACATGATTTcatcatatatgaaaagtcaaaattataccttcctctctcccacgcagggatttctagggttttgggtaggggaatgtttccattagcatctctgtcGGTCAAAAGCCAGAAGTCacgcccaagatccatatttcatcatagctagaggagggtgataaaactGGGTGTCTAAAGAATGCCCTtgtttggccgaggcctgtgccaacagctgaagggcaaagaaaagaacaaccacattttgtcacccggagcataaactgccgtcatcttgctcagttacgATGGAgttaaaaaaatgcaacagataatatctctaaagttttaggaattACTTGGGCtaccaattgggggaaaggaattcactgctcttccaattcGACAAAAAAAgattagtactttgatcctgattcttccttagctgggcttcgcatgtgccaattaagggaaatatggtctccagactgggtctttcaagccaatctggactatctaggactgatggttacaagagaggaattcgctgctcttccaatcttgtaacaagtaaaaaacgtttgatgcttggattttccttaactgggcttcaCATATGCCAGTTTATGGATCTGAACTATGAGATCAGGCCACTCGGATCCGACTCAAAGAAGAAGGGCCTCCTAGGGCCGagttaacaacattgggccacttggggccgaatAAAAGTGATTGGGtcacctggggccgagtaaatgcaattgggccacttggggcctgGTCAATAAGATTGAGCGGCCTGGGGCCGGATAAATGAGATTGGTTTGCCTAGGGCCGGGTTAATAAGATTGTGCCGCCTTGGGatgggtaaatgcaattaggccattTGGAGccaagtcaatgagattgggcctcctggggccgggtcaatgagattgggctacctggggccgggtaaattATGTCTTCTCTTGACTTttacttgattcttgatttttggtttagaatttgattcttgatgtttaTTTGGaaacttttgattcttgatgcttgatctgaaatcttaaatttttttttctttcttgtataaaatgggtcccctcccctgttcattcttcattctaacttttctaagtGAAGTCAGTTCCTAGagccctctggtttttcttgaagtttttcctcttgttcttggtgttcttcattttgcttttggagttcttgaagatattcatcttgttcttgggGGAAGAGctttttggagaatttgacattcttgagggcttttatgtaagtctttacatttcattccttattttgatcatcttttattcttgttttgtattgtttttgctttttactgcttctcttcttttattatttatttattattttcattagcatgaggggaaggaaccgccTACCTTGTCCTCCTATAGCCACCCAAACATGGTAcagtcctggcataggatgctccctcgcagggtAAAGGAGATgattgatgatacctatctgtgccggTTAATtcttgtagagacccaaaagtttaatctggcattggtgggggccttgatggagNNNNNNNNNNNNNNNNNNNNNNNNNNNNNNNNNNNNNNNNNNNNNNNNNNNNNNNNNNNNNNNNNNNNNNNNNNNNNNNNNNNNNNNNNNNNNNNNNNNNGGGATGAAGAGCACAATTTCGATTTGGGGAtgaaggcctttttttttttttatttaggatTATGGGATTAAGTGAGGGTATATTAGGCACTTCAGTttttagaagggtattttggtatttataaaataatataCCAGCTGATATCAGCATTTgaggtatattctgtaacagcAACTGATGGCAAGGGGTGCGAGCGTAATTTTGTATTATGTAAGGGGTGTCTCTAATTTTGGTATTCTGTAAGGGGTGGCACTATAAATTACTTgtttaaatatttaaataacccttctctctttcttttttttcttttttttttttttttttttttttttttttttgctaacgacggatatctaggcctttggcctgactaggcccgcgggcccatactgacctcacaaccacatggaccgggtcataccaaggttgaatgaaaaccattcaacttttactgaaaacaatgaagagcactaaacatcctatgtgagtggcccaaggcatgcttagtgggagtcaaacttaggacatccgagtttaccacttgtaccaagttcgttgctcaccaactgcgctacccccttaggTTAaataacctctctctctctctctctctctctctctctctctctctctctctctctctctctcattttttggTGTAATGGCGCTTTTCAGGTCAGCACACAGACATACCTGAAGACAAACAAGCCAAGCAATGTTGACACTCAATTCAATTGGGAATGGAAGGCAGAGCCCTTGAATGATGCCCTCAATGGAATGGGATCGTCTACTGCAAACAAGCTTCTCGAGCAGAAAGCAACCACTGTTGATGCTAGTGACTACCTGTGGTACATGACTAGGTAGTTTTTTCTCCCTCTGTGAGGTAGATCGTATGTTGCTTTAACTTTTAATGTAATCTGATCTGTATACTATGTTGTTGTTGGGATCTTATATACAGTGTGAACATTGATAATTCTTTCGGTAAAAAGGCAATCCTGCATGTGAATACAACAGGACATGTACTTCATGCTTATGTCAACAAGAAAAGGATAGGTAATTTAAACTTGAGCTTAAACTTTTCTCCCCTCAATATTAAGTGTTCATGTTGATTTGGAAGTTGTAATCTTTGCTATTTGAATTTCCAAATTTGGTGATACTAGGATCTGACTGGAGTAGTGATGGAAAAGGTTTCGTGTTTGAGAAACCAGTCACATTGAAGGAAGGCATTAATCATTTATCTTTATTGAGTGCTACAGTTGGATATAAGGTACTTAATTCATTTTTCTCAGTTACATAGTTCATAGTTGATGTGATTCATTTGAACTGCAAATGCCCCGTTTTTGTACCCCTCTTTTTTCCTGTTGCAGAATTACGGTTCATTTTATGATATGGTACCCAATGGAATAGTTGGTGGTCCAGTTCAGTTGATCGGAAATGGTAATGTTACTAAGGACCTATCATCAAATGAATGGTCCTATAAGGTATTATAACTAGTAATTTTGAATAGTGATTCAATTATTAGTGGTTCAATATCTCAAATTCCAACTTCCAAtttattactctctctctctggacgCAGATTGGTTTGAATGGTGAGCATGAGAAATTCTACGATGATAAACTGTCCCAAAACCAAATATGGTCCTTAGAAGCGCTTCCCTTGAAGAAGCCCATGACGTGGTATAAGGTAACACATCCACagtccaactctctctctctctctctctctctctctctctctctctctctctctctctctgtgcttTTGTTTTTCAACTAGGTTTTGCATAATAATGTATCCAATGGCAGACCACCTTCAAGGCTCCTTCAGGTAGTGATCCTGTGGTGGTAGATTTGTTGGGTATGGGTAAGGGACATGCCTGGGCGAACGGACAAGGCATTGGAAGATTCTGGCCAACCATGATTGCGAAAGCCCCCCAGGGTACTGAATGCTCTGATACATGCGACTACCGTGGACAATTCCATGATACAAATTGCATGCCTGACTGTGGCCTTCCTTCTCAAAGATGGTAAGAAACTTGCACTTATATTGGTGACTATATATGGATTCCAGCATAACGAGATCGGGACTTGCAAGGTTTTTGAAAACAACTTCTCAAGTTTATGGGTCAAGTAACTTGTCTACTTTCTAAATTAAACTCATAAGCATTTCATGCATAGGAGATTGGAAAGTACTGgttaatctttctttttttcaccttcttataatatattaaaattacTATAGGTACCATGTCCCACGATCATTCTTGAATAACGGGGATAATACATTGATCTTGTTCGAAGAAATGGGTGGCAACCCCACACAAATTAATTTCAAGACAGTCACGGTAGGAAAGGTATGTGGGAACGCATTGGAGGGGAGCATCTTAGAACTCTCATGCAAAGGTAGCAAAATCTCTGATGTCGAATTTGCGACCTTCGGT
Protein-coding sequences here:
- the LOC122075374 gene encoding beta-galactosidase 7-like produces the protein MGSSTANKLLEQKATTVDASDYLWYMTSVNIDNSFGKKAILHVNTTGHVLHAYVNKKRIGSDWSSDGKGFVFEKPVTLKEGINHLSLLSATVGYKNYGSFYDMVPNGIVGGPVQLIGNGNVTKDLSSNEWSYKIGLNGEHEKFYDDKLSQNQIWSLEALPLKKPMTWYKTTFKAPSGSDPVVVDLLGMGKGHAWANGQGIGRFWPTMIAKAPQGTECSDTCDYRGQFHDTNCMPDCGLPSQRWYHVPRSFLNNGDNTLILFEEMGGNPTQINFKTVTVGKVCGNALEGSILELSCKGSKISDVEFATFGDHQGKCGSFKKGSSDAPDTLSVLLKACLGKVSCSINVSAATFGLSSSNSATTPKRLAVQAVC